Proteins encoded in a region of the Streptococcus sanguinis genome:
- a CDS encoding FtsW/RodA/SpoVE family cell cycle protein: MPYQRRTFESRIDYSLILPVLMLLSIGVVAIYIAVSHDYPDNAWPMVGQQIAWIAVGFLLSFILMFFNTKFLWKITPYLYVFGLSLMVLPLIFYSESLVASTGAKNWIAIRGVTLFQPSEFMKISYILMLSRLVVHFLQQHKQDERTLALDFFLILKLGLYTVPVLVLLTLQSDLGTALVFVAIYGGIVLLSGVSWKIILPVFLTGVLLLGGFLFIFISDGGRAFLHNLGMPTYQINRILAWLHPFDYAQTTTFQQAQGQIAVGSGGLTGQGFNVSNLLVPVRESDMIFTVIAEDFGFLGSTLVIMLYLLLIYRMLKITIKSNNQFYTYISTGFIMMLLFHIFENIGAVTGILPLTGIPLPFISQGGSSIISNLIGVGLLLSVSYQNSLTDEKKERIPAVRKKVVLKKLK, translated from the coding sequence ATGCCCTATCAAAGACGGACGTTTGAGTCTCGGATTGATTATAGTTTAATTTTGCCCGTTTTGATGTTGCTCTCAATCGGTGTTGTAGCTATATACATTGCTGTTAGTCATGATTATCCTGACAATGCCTGGCCCATGGTTGGGCAGCAGATCGCCTGGATTGCGGTGGGCTTCCTGCTCAGCTTTATCCTCATGTTTTTTAATACCAAGTTTCTCTGGAAAATTACGCCCTATCTCTATGTTTTTGGTCTTAGCCTCATGGTCTTGCCTCTGATTTTTTACAGTGAATCGCTGGTAGCCTCCACTGGTGCTAAAAACTGGATTGCTATTCGTGGTGTGACCCTCTTTCAGCCCTCAGAGTTTATGAAGATTTCATATATTCTCATGCTGTCGCGGCTGGTGGTTCATTTTCTCCAGCAGCACAAGCAGGATGAGCGAACCCTGGCTTTAGACTTTTTTCTGATCCTGAAGCTTGGGCTCTACACAGTGCCTGTTCTGGTTCTGTTAACCCTTCAGAGTGATTTGGGGACAGCTCTGGTTTTTGTTGCTATATACGGCGGCATCGTGCTACTGTCAGGTGTTTCTTGGAAGATTATCCTGCCAGTCTTTCTGACGGGAGTCCTGCTGTTGGGAGGATTTCTCTTTATCTTTATTTCCGATGGCGGCCGTGCCTTTCTACATAATCTTGGCATGCCAACCTACCAAATCAATCGGATTTTGGCTTGGCTTCATCCTTTTGACTACGCTCAGACGACCACCTTCCAGCAAGCACAGGGACAAATCGCTGTCGGAAGCGGCGGTCTGACTGGTCAAGGCTTTAATGTTTCGAATCTCTTGGTTCCTGTTCGGGAAAGCGATATGATTTTCACCGTCATTGCAGAAGATTTTGGCTTTTTGGGCTCGACCTTGGTTATCATGCTTTATTTACTGCTGATTTATCGCATGCTCAAGATTACGATTAAATCCAACAACCAGTTTTATACCTATATCTCAACTGGCTTTATCATGATGCTGCTCTTCCATATCTTTGAAAATATTGGAGCGGTGACAGGAATTCTACCTCTGACAGGGATTCCGTTGCCCTTTATTTCACAGGGCGGCTCTTCCATCATCAGTAATCTTATTGGTGTCGGTCTCCTGCTGTCCGTCTCCTATCAGAACAGCCTGACGGATGAAAAGAAAGAGCGAATTCCTGCAGTCCGAAAAAAAGTCGTACTGAAGAAATTAAAATAA
- the ftsX gene encoding permease-like cell division protein FtsX, with the protein MIRRFFRHLIESLKSLTRNGWMTVAAVSSVMITLSLVAVFASVILNTAKLANDISNNVRVMVYMRKDVADNSETIVKEGQTVQNEDYHKVYDALTSMKNVDKVTFSSKEEQYEQLTETMGSEWKIFDGDANPLYDAYIVETKAPKYVESVTKDARKIDGVSEVQNGGTNTKKLFALSNFIQTWGLIGAALLIFVAVLLISNTIRITIISRSREIQIMRLVGAKNSYIRGPFLFEGAWIGLLGATIPSVAVYFIYKIAFQTMNKSLVGQGLSMIDPKLFSPIMIAILFVLGILIGSLGSVFSMRRFLKI; encoded by the coding sequence ATGATTAGAAGATTTTTTCGCCATTTGATTGAGTCGCTTAAGAGTCTTACGCGGAATGGTTGGATGACTGTAGCAGCTGTCAGCTCGGTTATGATTACCTTGAGCTTAGTGGCTGTATTTGCTTCAGTAATTTTAAATACAGCTAAGCTGGCAAATGATATTTCAAACAATGTCCGCGTCATGGTATACATGCGTAAGGATGTTGCCGATAATAGCGAAACGATTGTAAAAGAAGGCCAAACAGTTCAGAATGAGGACTACCATAAGGTCTATGATGCTCTGACTTCTATGAAAAATGTAGATAAGGTTACTTTTTCTAGTAAGGAAGAACAATATGAGCAGCTGACAGAAACCATGGGTAGCGAGTGGAAGATTTTTGACGGTGATGCCAACCCACTTTACGATGCTTATATTGTTGAGACCAAGGCGCCTAAGTATGTAGAATCTGTTACGAAAGATGCTCGGAAAATTGATGGTGTTTCAGAGGTTCAAAATGGTGGTACCAATACCAAAAAGCTCTTTGCGCTTTCTAATTTTATCCAAACGTGGGGCTTGATTGGTGCAGCGCTTCTGATTTTTGTTGCTGTCCTTCTCATTTCCAATACTATTCGGATTACCATTATTTCCCGCAGTCGCGAGATTCAAATCATGCGCTTGGTTGGTGCCAAGAATAGCTATATCCGTGGACCTTTCTTGTTTGAAGGGGCATGGATTGGCTTGCTAGGGGCAACAATTCCGTCAGTGGCAGTGTATTTTATATACAAAATAGCCTTCCAGACTATGAATAAGAGCCTAGTCGGTCAAGGGCTTTCTATGATTGATCCGAAACTCTTTAGTCCGATTATGATAGCAATACTCTTCGTATTGGGTATTCTTATCGGATCGTTGGGCTCTGTCTTCTCTATGAGACGCTTCTTGAAGATTTAA
- a CDS encoding YeiH family protein codes for MFVKKYLPGVLLSFGIAAVSIFLGGLFPLIGSSVLAIVSGIVLNNSMKLPAIFQEGLSFSGKKLLQYSIIFLGFSMSIGQVSETGISSLRISLITILIAFLAAYLAGRFFKMNRVLTILIGFGTAICGGSAIAAASPILDADEEDIALSISTIFFFNILAVFIFPFLGHLLQMSDAFFGTWAGTAINDTSSVVAAGYTYSPSAGDLATIVKLSRALMIVPACLIFAAYRYIKSKKSSQKTNLKQIFPWFIAWFVLASLVSSLGFLPAAVIPYTKFISQWLMAMALAAIGAKVSFKQFKQAGAAPLLTGAFAWFCVAVSSLIIQYFF; via the coding sequence GTGTTCGTGAAAAAATATTTACCAGGAGTTCTCTTATCCTTTGGCATAGCGGCTGTTTCTATCTTTTTAGGCGGTTTGTTTCCCTTGATAGGATCTAGTGTTTTGGCTATTGTCTCTGGGATTGTTTTGAATAACAGTATGAAGCTGCCGGCTATTTTTCAGGAAGGTCTCAGCTTTTCGGGGAAGAAATTGCTGCAGTATTCCATTATCTTTTTGGGATTTTCCATGTCCATTGGTCAGGTTTCTGAGACGGGGATTTCTTCTCTTCGTATCAGTCTTATCACTATTCTGATAGCCTTTCTGGCTGCCTATTTGGCTGGCCGTTTCTTTAAAATGAACCGCGTCTTGACTATTTTAATCGGTTTTGGAACAGCCATCTGCGGTGGCTCTGCCATTGCGGCCGCCTCACCAATCTTGGACGCTGATGAAGAGGATATTGCCTTGTCCATCTCGACTATTTTCTTTTTCAATATTTTAGCAGTATTCATTTTCCCTTTTTTAGGGCATTTGCTGCAGATGTCGGATGCCTTTTTCGGGACTTGGGCCGGAACAGCTATCAATGATACTTCGTCAGTAGTGGCAGCAGGCTATACATATAGCCCGTCAGCTGGCGACTTGGCGACCATTGTCAAGCTGAGTCGGGCTCTGATGATTGTACCAGCCTGCTTGATCTTCGCAGCTTATCGCTATATCAAGTCTAAGAAGTCGTCACAAAAGACAAACTTGAAGCAGATTTTTCCTTGGTTTATAGCTTGGTTTGTCCTAGCCTCACTTGTCAGCAGTCTTGGATTTCTACCGGCTGCTGTCATCCCCTATACAAAATTCATTTCTCAGTGGCTGATGGCTATGGCCTTGGCAGCTATTGGCGCGAAGGTTTCCTTTAAGCAGTTTAAGCAAGCAGGAGCAGCGCCTTTGCTGACTGGTGCCTTCGCTTGGTTTTGCGTCGCTGTTTCTAGCTTGATTATCCAGTATTTTTTCTAA
- a CDS encoding MBL fold metallo-hydrolase has translation MKIHKIINLVAFENTYILENDHGLLVVDPGSDWKKIERKLEELAKPVIAILLTHTHYDHIMSLEKVREHYAAPPVYVAESESSWLYTPTDNLSGLARHADMDDIICRPAEEFFSYETDYDLGGFHFYALATPGHSIGGVSLVFPDDRLVLTGDALFRESVGRTDLPTGNMEQLLTSIRENLLVLPKDYVVYPGHGNDTTISHEKIFNPFLAQ, from the coding sequence ATGAAGATTCATAAAATTATCAACCTTGTTGCATTTGAAAACACCTATATCTTAGAGAACGATCATGGCCTCCTAGTCGTCGATCCTGGCAGTGACTGGAAAAAGATTGAACGCAAATTGGAGGAACTAGCTAAGCCTGTGATTGCCATTCTCCTGACCCACACACATTATGACCATATTATGAGCTTAGAAAAGGTCCGAGAGCACTATGCTGCCCCACCTGTCTATGTGGCTGAGAGTGAAAGCAGCTGGCTTTACACACCGACAGATAACCTATCTGGTCTGGCGCGCCATGCCGATATGGATGATATCATCTGTCGACCAGCAGAGGAGTTTTTCTCCTACGAGACAGACTATGACCTTGGAGGCTTTCATTTCTATGCGCTTGCAACACCTGGCCACTCTATTGGAGGTGTCTCTCTAGTCTTTCCTGATGACCGCCTTGTTTTGACGGGCGATGCCCTCTTTCGGGAAAGCGTTGGACGAACGGATCTGCCGACAGGAAACATGGAACAATTGCTGACGTCCATTCGTGAGAATCTTCTGGTATTGCCTAAAGACTATGTTGTTTATCCTGGTCATGGTAATGATACCACTATTTCACATGAAAAAATCTTTAATCCATTTTTAGCTCAGTAG
- the ftsE gene encoding cell division ATP-binding protein FtsE — protein sequence MSIIEMKDVVKKYGNGTTALRSVSINVEPGEFAYIVGPSGAGKSTFIRLLYREIKLDKGSLKVADFDLAKIKKRDVPMLRRQVGVVFQDYKLLPKKTVYENIAYAMEVIGERRRNIKKRVMEVLDLVGLKHKVRSFPNELSGGEQQRIAIARAIANNPKVLIADEPTGNLDPDNSWEIMNLLERINLQGTTVLMATHNSQIVNTLRHRVIAIENGRVVRDEAEGEYGYDD from the coding sequence ATGTCAATAATTGAAATGAAAGATGTTGTCAAGAAGTATGGCAACGGGACCACTGCCTTACGTAGTGTGTCTATTAACGTAGAACCTGGGGAGTTTGCCTATATTGTAGGTCCTTCAGGAGCAGGAAAGTCAACCTTTATTCGTTTGCTTTATCGGGAGATAAAGCTGGATAAGGGAAGTCTTAAAGTAGCTGATTTCGACTTAGCTAAGATTAAGAAGCGTGATGTTCCAATGCTGCGCCGTCAGGTTGGAGTAGTCTTCCAGGACTATAAACTTCTTCCTAAAAAGACAGTGTATGAGAATATTGCCTACGCCATGGAAGTTATCGGTGAGCGCCGCCGCAATATTAAAAAACGGGTTATGGAAGTGCTGGATCTGGTTGGTCTCAAGCACAAGGTTCGCTCATTCCCTAACGAGCTTTCCGGTGGTGAGCAGCAGCGGATTGCCATTGCGCGTGCTATTGCCAACAACCCTAAAGTCCTGATTGCGGATGAGCCGACAGGAAACTTGGACCCAGATAATTCTTGGGAGATTATGAATCTGCTGGAGCGGATTAACCTTCAGGGAACGACTGTCCTGATGGCAACCCACAACAGCCAGATTGTAAATACTCTGCGTCACCGCGTTATTGCCATTGAAAATGGCCGTGTGGTACGTGATGAAGCGGAAGGAGAATACGGATACGATGATTAG
- a CDS encoding bifunctional DnaQ family exonuclease/ATP-dependent helicase has protein sequence MTQNDYKYAVVDLEATGTGSSAKIIQIGIVLIENGIITKTYETDVNPHEELDEHIKELTGLDDERLSRAPEFSQVAAEVYELIQDAIFVAHNVKFDANLLAEALFWEGFDLLTPRVDTVELAQVFYPTFDKYSLGNLCNLLDISLENAHTALADAQATAQLFLKIQDKIKSLPKALVEKMLTLTDSIIYESRLAIEEVYQTMPDQQDKELQSCHGIFLRRPQKLTSEKKMSQDFLTNLYLLGLEERPEQLKFAHFMEEALDQQEPSFLEAQTGLGKTFGYLLPILSRGQEKVLVTVPTKILQDQLLQKEGRLLEEVFGISFHSLKSPENYLKLDHFYQTLDREYDNRLINRCKLQLLVWLTETKTGDLNEIGQAHRFSSYFNEIRHDGKLSKHSLFYEEDFWRLGQVKSATSRVVITNHAYLLTRLEDDQSLLDNRILVVDEAQKMFFALESFSQAGINLTKTLQQINHLLQEEGELLQQRLLQSIQFELADAAEKHRKKTSELSQEKIARLLQDVSELKMSALPELQHLFSGKYQYYWLLDEDLADHRLMTLHAGRSELLHFTEFLPERVKVILVSSTLEISSKVNLAQLLGFESYHFYKLKSKKKPLQKLFLDESFPAVVDLSTEDFAREIVACLQEVAELGLPIVALFTSKDLLLTVSDLLAIPHLAQYKNGDAANIKRRFDRGEAGILLGSGSFWEGADFAEQEQIIQLITRIPFDNPKDFFVQKINSRLKAEGKNAFYDYQLPLAILRLKQAIGRTRRNEHQKSAVIFLDNRISSKRYGKQIQHHLSQLASLDILPKAAIMQELRDFFD, from the coding sequence ATGACACAAAATGATTATAAGTATGCCGTTGTGGACTTGGAGGCTACAGGAACAGGCAGCAGTGCAAAGATTATCCAGATTGGCATTGTTCTGATTGAGAATGGAATCATTACCAAGACTTATGAAACAGATGTCAATCCTCATGAGGAACTGGATGAGCATATCAAAGAGCTGACAGGTTTGGATGATGAGCGGCTTAGCCGAGCTCCGGAATTTTCTCAGGTAGCAGCGGAGGTATATGAGCTGATTCAGGATGCGATTTTTGTCGCTCATAATGTCAAGTTTGATGCAAATCTACTAGCAGAGGCCCTTTTCTGGGAAGGGTTTGACCTGCTGACACCGCGTGTGGACACGGTAGAGTTGGCTCAGGTCTTCTACCCGACCTTTGATAAATATTCCTTGGGCAATCTCTGTAATTTGCTGGATATTTCTTTGGAAAACGCCCACACTGCTCTGGCAGATGCTCAAGCAACGGCTCAGCTTTTTTTAAAAATACAAGACAAAATCAAGAGCCTGCCCAAGGCCTTGGTTGAGAAAATGCTAACTTTAACGGACAGCATTATCTATGAGTCGCGTCTGGCGATTGAGGAAGTTTATCAGACGATGCCGGATCAGCAAGATAAGGAACTGCAATCCTGCCATGGTATTTTCCTGCGGCGTCCCCAAAAGCTGACTTCGGAAAAGAAAATGTCGCAGGATTTCCTCACCAATTTATACCTACTGGGCTTAGAAGAGCGGCCAGAACAGCTTAAATTTGCTCATTTTATGGAGGAAGCTCTTGACCAGCAGGAGCCTAGTTTTTTAGAGGCACAGACAGGCTTGGGCAAGACCTTTGGTTATTTGCTGCCCATTCTATCTAGAGGTCAAGAAAAAGTACTAGTGACGGTTCCGACTAAGATCTTGCAGGACCAGCTGCTGCAAAAGGAAGGACGATTGTTGGAGGAAGTATTTGGGATTTCCTTTCACAGTCTCAAGAGTCCGGAGAATTATCTCAAGCTGGACCATTTCTATCAGACATTGGATAGGGAATATGACAACCGTCTGATTAATCGCTGCAAGTTGCAACTCTTGGTCTGGCTGACAGAAACCAAAACAGGTGATTTGAATGAAATCGGACAGGCTCATCGCTTCTCAAGCTACTTCAATGAAATCCGTCATGATGGCAAGCTAAGCAAACATTCTCTTTTTTATGAGGAAGATTTTTGGCGGTTGGGACAGGTCAAGTCAGCTACCAGTCGAGTTGTGATTACCAATCATGCTTACCTACTGACGCGTTTAGAGGATGACCAGTCTTTGCTGGACAATCGCATTCTGGTAGTTGATGAAGCTCAGAAGATGTTTTTCGCCTTGGAAAGCTTCTCTCAGGCCGGTATAAATCTAACTAAAACGCTGCAGCAGATAAATCATCTCCTTCAGGAAGAAGGGGAACTTCTGCAGCAACGGCTTTTGCAAAGCATTCAGTTTGAGCTGGCTGATGCCGCAGAGAAGCATCGCAAGAAAACATCTGAGCTAAGTCAGGAAAAGATTGCCCGACTGCTTCAGGATGTGTCCGAGTTAAAGATGAGTGCACTGCCTGAGCTGCAGCACTTGTTCAGTGGTAAATACCAGTATTATTGGTTGCTTGATGAAGATTTGGCAGACCATCGCTTGATGACGCTGCATGCTGGCCGTTCAGAATTGCTGCATTTCACAGAGTTTTTACCTGAAAGGGTCAAGGTTATCTTAGTTTCATCCACTCTGGAAATCAGCTCTAAGGTCAATTTGGCGCAGTTGCTAGGCTTTGAAAGTTATCACTTTTACAAGCTGAAAAGCAAGAAGAAGCCACTGCAGAAGCTCTTTTTAGATGAGAGTTTTCCAGCAGTAGTGGATTTGTCAACTGAGGATTTTGCTCGAGAGATTGTTGCGTGTCTGCAAGAAGTGGCGGAACTCGGTCTGCCTATCGTCGCCCTCTTCACCTCTAAAGACTTGCTTTTGACTGTTTCGGACTTGCTGGCTATTCCGCATTTGGCCCAATATAAAAATGGCGATGCTGCTAATATCAAGCGGCGTTTTGATAGAGGAGAGGCAGGTATCCTTTTGGGTTCTGGCAGCTTCTGGGAGGGGGCTGATTTTGCTGAGCAAGAACAGATTATTCAGCTGATTACTCGGATTCCATTTGACAATCCCAAGGATTTCTTTGTGCAGAAGATTAACAGCCGCCTGAAAGCGGAAGGTAAGAATGCCTTTTATGATTATCAACTGCCTCTTGCAATCTTACGGCTTAAGCAGGCTATTGGCCGGACCCGGCGAAATGAACATCAGAAGTCAGCTGTTATTTTTTTGGACAACAGAATCTCTAGTAAACGCTATGGCAAGCAGATCCAGCATCATCTGTCACAATTAGCTTCTTTGGATATTCTGCCGAAGGCAGCCATTATGCAGGAGTTACGAGACTTTTTTGACTGA